A part of Rhopalosiphum maidis isolate BTI-1 chromosome 3, ASM367621v3, whole genome shotgun sequence genomic DNA contains:
- the LOC113558918 gene encoding uncharacterized protein LOC113558918, producing MSIIDDEKFNILSQDLLVYITHLEEAFISIEDSEEKIIIQEWLFMILENLDNDVDEARIRNMALSQMLMDIENNKLRTPFNERPSCRSYAELVEWLKTALDQNATLEDGDDDEIEDVQEPENREMDVAEFDNLMSADNRTYVAVRTLPNGGGIFGYIAISMGDGKDTQWLDCKGKPISTPVPYNLRVEQIKSDAQQESMLEETDAKQVWDVLRSRKSICLRNEFYDFYKTLYEDVQQEMVDEADTCVIRKCSHPFINKLLEYLVVDLKAIGVSDLQIFNKIKLLSILKKQIKSVICQIEKRTDNLETAMKVSTISPMDLLSTKCCYSFISSTLWNELHQQRPGTKYIDILSYQYPQYFLPKYFSVLIQQKKKILNNISRKYCKILDEMFEDLGASIMSNMIKYKDAHWEWHLAQEIVDAYNKEKAFKDSLCSVESSVDESTESFLAILLNEIDMSLQKLKATEKKNNLLVEQLSKMRNEILDKERMYTRVLMEFEEQISKLKKQINVEKRDIVIRENTIAELQRKRKELLKKE from the exons atgtCAATCATAGatgatgaaaaatttaatattctttccCAAGATCTTCTCGTATACATAACACATCTCGAGGAAGCTTTTATCAGCATTGAGGATTCggaggaaaaaataattatacaa GAATGGTTATTTATGATCCTCGAAAATCTCGACAACGACGTAGACGAGGCTCGTATCCGGAATATGGCGCTAAGCCAAATGCTGATGGACATCGAGAACAACAAACTGCGGACTCCATTCAACGAGAGACCGTCCTGTCGATCTTACGCCGAGCTCGTCGAGTGGTTGAAGACCGCGTTGGATCAAAACGCGACCTTGGAAGACGGAGACGACGATGAA ATTGAAGATGTCCAGGAACCCGAAAACCGGGAAATGGACGTTGCCGAATTTGACAATTTGATGTCTGCCGATAATCGGACCTACGTAGCCGTCCGCACTTTACCCAATGGCGGTGGCATATTTGGATACATAGCTATTTCAATGGGCGATGGTAAAGACACACAATGGTTAGATTGCAAAGGCAAGCCAATATCTACACCAGTGCCATATAATTTGCGTGTGGAACAAATAAAATCGGATGCCCAGCAAGAATCGATGCTCGAGGAGACAGACGCTAAACAGGTGTGGGACGTTTTGAGAAGCAGGAAATCAATATGTCTAAGAAACgaattttatgatttctaCAAAACGCTGTACGAAGATGTCCAACAAGAAATGGTGGATGAAGCGGATACGTGTGTAATCAGAAAATGTTCCCATCCGTTTATCAATAAGTTACTCGAATATCTTGTg GTTGACTTGAAAGCTATCGGCGTAAGCGATctccaaatatttaacaaaatcaagTTGCTTTCCATATTGAAAAAGCAAATCAAATCTGTAATTTGTCAA ATAGAGAAACGAACTGACAATTTGGAAACCGCAATGAAAGTCTCGACGATTTCACCTATGGAtttattatcaacaaaatGTTGTTATAGCTTTATATCTTCCACTCTTTGGAATGAATTACATCAACAGCGACCTGGGACtaagtatatagatatactgTCATATCAATATCCTCAATATTTCTTACCAAA atatttttcagTGTTGATACAACAAAAGAAAAAGATATTGAACAATATCTCTAGGAAATATTGTAAGATATTGGATGAAATGTTCGAAGATTTAGGAGCTTCTATCATGTCAAATATGATAAAGTACAAAGACGCACATTGGGAATGGCATTTGGCCCAAGAAATTGTCGATGCTTACAACAAAGAAAAGGCTTTTAAAGATAGCTTGTGTTCGGTTGAAAGTTCTGTCGATGAATCAACAGAATCGTTTTTAGCAATTCTTTTAAACGAAATAGACATGTctctacaaaaattaaaa gcAACAGAGAAAAAGAATAATCTATTGGTAGAACAATTATCCAAAATGAGAAATGAAATACTGGATAAGGAACGAATGTATACACGAGTGTTGATGGAGTTTGAAGaacaaataagtaaattgaaaaaacaaatcaacGTCGAAAAACGCGATATAGTGATTAGAGAGAACACTATTGCGGAGCTTCAAAGAAAACgcaaagaattattaaaaaaagaataa